One Acidobacteriota bacterium genomic region harbors:
- a CDS encoding ABC transporter ATP-binding protein yields the protein MIEIRALGKRYGDFVAVDDVTLSTEPGEVFGFLGPNGAGKTTTIRILAGLSTPSSGEVRIGGLDVVREARKVKAMTGFIPDRPHLYEKLTGNEHLRFVADLYGVAWKSREDEIGELAYRFDLTDWLDSRIENYSHGMKQKLVLISSLVHEPKLLIIDEPMVGLDVLAQKLVKQLFREEASRGRTIFLTTHTMSVAETVCDRMAIIHRGRVIARGTPAEIKERGGTPGNPLEDVFLSLTHDPVGDPVR from the coding sequence ATGATCGAGATCCGGGCCCTCGGCAAGCGATATGGCGACTTCGTCGCAGTCGATGACGTCACGCTTTCGACCGAGCCGGGGGAAGTCTTCGGGTTTCTCGGGCCGAACGGAGCGGGCAAGACCACGACCATCCGGATACTCGCCGGGCTTTCGACCCCATCGTCCGGCGAGGTCCGCATCGGCGGGCTCGACGTCGTCCGTGAGGCGCGAAAGGTCAAAGCGATGACGGGATTCATCCCGGACCGCCCCCATCTGTACGAAAAGCTCACGGGGAACGAGCATCTCAGATTCGTCGCCGATCTCTACGGAGTTGCGTGGAAGTCGAGGGAGGATGAGATCGGGGAGCTGGCGTACCGCTTCGATCTCACGGACTGGCTCGACTCCCGGATCGAAAACTACTCGCACGGAATGAAGCAGAAGCTCGTGCTCATATCCTCCCTCGTTCACGAGCCGAAACTCCTGATCATCGATGAACCGATGGTCGGGCTCGACGTCCTGGCGCAGAAGCTCGTCAAGCAGCTGTTCCGGGAGGAAGCGTCGCGTGGCCGAACGATTTTTCTGACGACGCACACGATGTCTGTCGCCGAGACGGTGTGCGACCGGATGGCGATCATCCATCGCGGAAGAGTGATCGCGCGAGGCACCCCCGCCGAGATCAAGGAGCGGGGAGGGACTCCTGGCAATCCTCTCGAAGACGTCTTTCTTTCGCTGACTCATGATCCCGTCGGAGATCCGGTCCGGTGA
- the prmC gene encoding peptide chain release factor N(5)-glutamine methyltransferase has translation MSPTIRETRELYRAEASSRRVDPRHMDLLLADAMDRELVWLVAHDEETIPSEVEDAFHEMVLRRFRGEPLQYIRGFCEFYGRRFETDVRALVPRPETEHVVEAVIDRAPRNGRVLDVGTGCGAIGASIALERPDLRVFASDIATDALFLAKRNVSTLGARVPLVASDSVDALTGSFDVIASNPPYVPEGIIPSLQTEVRDWEPRVALTAGPDEYRIVRRLIEDGPRILGSEGFIVMEIGFSQRDAVMELARSAGWSDVEFVDDLAAIPRVAMLSGWAGARE, from the coding sequence GTGAGCCCGACCATCAGGGAAACGCGGGAGCTCTACCGCGCCGAAGCGTCTTCTCGGAGGGTCGATCCCCGGCACATGGACCTGCTTCTGGCGGATGCGATGGATCGGGAGCTCGTATGGCTCGTCGCGCACGACGAAGAAACGATACCGAGCGAAGTCGAGGACGCCTTTCACGAGATGGTGCTGAGAAGATTTCGCGGCGAGCCCCTCCAGTACATTCGTGGCTTTTGCGAGTTCTACGGCCGGAGATTCGAGACCGACGTGCGCGCTCTCGTACCGCGACCGGAGACCGAGCACGTGGTCGAAGCGGTCATCGACCGTGCGCCCCGGAACGGAAGGGTTCTCGACGTCGGAACCGGGTGCGGGGCGATCGGCGCGTCGATCGCGCTCGAGCGCCCCGACCTGCGCGTCTTTGCGAGCGACATCGCTACGGATGCCCTCTTTCTGGCGAAGCGAAATGTCTCGACCCTCGGAGCGCGCGTCCCGCTCGTCGCTTCCGACTCGGTCGATGCCTTGACCGGATCCTTCGACGTCATCGCCTCGAATCCGCCGTATGTGCCGGAGGGGATCATTCCGAGTCTCCAGACCGAGGTGCGGGACTGGGAGCCTCGTGTAGCGCTGACGGCGGGTCCGGATGAATATCGGATCGTGCGGCGGCTCATCGAAGACGGGCCGCGAATCCTCGGTTCCGAAGGCTTCATCGTCATGGAGATCGGCTTCAGCCAGCGGGACGCGGTGATGGAGCTGGCGAGGTCGGCCGGCTGGTCCGACGTGGAGTTCGTCGACGACCTCGCCGCGATTCCGCGCGTCGCGATGCTCTCGGGCTGGGCCGGAGCGCGAGAATAA
- a CDS encoding DedA family protein gives MTWTALFLWSFLAATILPVGSEPLLIGLVRDSHTVAFPVAIATVGNTLGACTLYWMGTRVGKAFATKIVAMRGGPEAVRILTRYGKPALVLSWVPVLGDLLVGLAGAARISLGSIIPWIVGGKVARYGVVAWLALSI, from the coding sequence ATGACCTGGACAGCCCTCTTTCTCTGGAGTTTTCTCGCTGCGACGATCCTGCCGGTCGGCTCGGAACCGCTGCTGATCGGATTGGTCCGCGACTCCCACACCGTCGCGTTCCCGGTCGCAATCGCAACAGTCGGAAACACGCTCGGAGCCTGTACGCTGTACTGGATGGGCACGAGGGTCGGAAAAGCATTCGCCACGAAGATCGTCGCCATGAGGGGCGGTCCGGAGGCGGTGAGGATCCTGACACGCTACGGAAAGCCGGCGCTCGTGCTTTCCTGGGTTCCGGTGTTGGGCGACCTCCTGGTCGGGCTGGCCGGAGCTGCACGAATCAGTCTCGGATCGATCATTCCGTGGATCGTCGGAGGCAAGGTTGCTCGTTATGGTGTGGTTGCCTGGCTGGCGCTGTCGATCTGA
- a CDS encoding HNH endonuclease, whose product MSVSVLDHQVLVLNRVFQAIQVTSVKRAVSLLYSGRVRAVAADYTTYDFENWRDIPAQPVDDVILTPTRAIPVPHVVQLLRFDRVPVQEVKFSRANIYLRDRNRCQYCGRKFSSSELSLDHVVPISRGGRSTWLNVVCACLKCNVKKGNRLPEECGMHLINEPVRPRWHPLRRFEGRCYPEVWKNFLDAAYWNVELDQD is encoded by the coding sequence GTGTCGGTCAGCGTTCTCGATCATCAGGTCCTCGTTCTGAATCGCGTTTTTCAGGCGATCCAGGTGACCTCCGTCAAAAGAGCCGTTTCGCTTCTTTACAGCGGGCGGGTCCGGGCAGTCGCCGCGGATTACACGACTTACGATTTCGAGAACTGGCGAGACATTCCGGCCCAGCCCGTCGACGACGTGATCCTCACGCCTACGCGGGCGATCCCGGTTCCGCATGTGGTGCAATTGCTCCGCTTCGATCGCGTACCGGTGCAGGAGGTGAAGTTCTCCCGAGCGAATATCTACCTCCGCGATCGCAACCGCTGCCAGTATTGCGGCAGGAAATTCTCCTCCTCGGAGCTTTCGCTCGATCACGTCGTGCCGATCTCGCGCGGCGGACGATCGACCTGGCTGAACGTGGTCTGCGCGTGCCTGAAATGCAACGTTAAAAAGGGAAACCGGCTCCCCGAGGAGTGCGGAATGCATCTGATCAACGAGCCGGTGCGACCGAGATGGCATCCGCTGCGCCGTTTCGAGGGACGCTGTTATCCGGAAGTGTGGAAGAACTTTCTGGATGCGGCGTACTGGAACGTCGAGCTGGATCAGGACTAG
- a CDS encoding SDR family oxidoreductase, translating to MENLKIAVFGATGGTGREIVGQAVERGWDVTAFARDPMDLRFMLDFVRVIKGDAFDPDRVRYAIEGQDAVLCALGTDLLHRDDPVASEGTRNIITAMKDLGVPRLVVMSAFGIGDSQTRMNPTALALMDKMLGPIMHDKHDQEELVRQSGLEWVIVRPVRLGKGPLTGVYRASPELSPRFTAKISRADVAHFMLDQARRRRHLGTAVTLAY from the coding sequence CTGGAAAATCTGAAGATCGCAGTTTTTGGAGCAACCGGCGGCACGGGACGCGAGATCGTCGGCCAGGCCGTCGAGCGCGGCTGGGACGTCACCGCCTTCGCGCGTGACCCGATGGATCTCCGTTTCATGCTCGATTTCGTCCGCGTCATCAAGGGCGACGCCTTCGATCCCGATCGGGTCCGCTACGCAATCGAAGGACAGGACGCCGTTCTCTGCGCCCTCGGCACCGATCTGCTCCACCGCGATGATCCGGTGGCTTCGGAGGGGACACGCAACATCATCACGGCAATGAAGGATCTCGGTGTCCCCCGTCTCGTCGTCATGTCGGCATTCGGCATCGGTGACAGTCAGACTCGGATGAATCCGACCGCCCTGGCTCTGATGGACAAGATGCTCGGCCCGATCATGCACGACAAACACGATCAGGAAGAGCTCGTGCGGCAGAGCGGGCTCGAGTGGGTCATCGTTCGACCCGTCCGGCTCGGCAAGGGCCCCCTCACCGGAGTCTACCGGGCATCGCCGGAGCTCTCACCGAGATTCACCGCAAAGATCTCGCGCGCCGACGTCGCACACTTCATGCTCGATCAGGCACGTCGCCGACGCCATCTCGGAACCGCGGTCACTCTCGCTTACTGA
- the ffh gene encoding signal recognition particle protein: protein MFDNLQDRLERTFKVLRGEAKINEWHVEQALKDIRVALLEADVNFRVVKSFTSRIRERALDESVLTAFSPTQQITRIVRDELQELLGGAHVGLALVGEPATVMMTGLQGSGKTTTSGKLGIHLKNRGRKPLLVPCDVYRPAAIEQLRVVAGRAGVEFFEIGEDRDPISIAKRALKEARTLLFDTVILDTAGRTHVDEELMKELGGMKEAVNPSEILFVADAMTGQDAVKSAQQFDEQVGLTGVILTKLDGDARGGAALSIKAVVDRPIKFVGTGEKLEDLDQFHPDRMAQRILGMGDVLSLIEKVETEVDQKEAEKLAKKVAKNKFTLEDLRNQLQQLRKMGPMSQILGMLPNVPRVNEEDVDESVIVRMQAVLDSMTVREREHPQLINGSRKKRIAKGSGTTVQEVNRVMKQYQTMRKMMKRFSKGFGPRKFGKGMRGGLPPELFG, encoded by the coding sequence ATGTTCGACAATCTTCAGGACAGGCTCGAGCGGACGTTCAAGGTCCTGCGGGGCGAAGCGAAGATCAACGAGTGGCACGTCGAGCAGGCCCTCAAGGACATCCGGGTGGCACTGCTCGAAGCGGACGTCAACTTCCGGGTGGTCAAGTCGTTTACCTCGCGGATTCGGGAGAGGGCGCTCGACGAGTCGGTATTGACGGCCTTCTCTCCGACTCAGCAGATCACCAGGATCGTACGCGACGAACTGCAGGAGCTTCTCGGAGGGGCGCATGTCGGGCTCGCTCTCGTGGGTGAGCCCGCGACGGTGATGATGACCGGTCTCCAGGGCTCGGGTAAGACGACGACCTCAGGAAAGCTGGGGATTCATCTGAAGAACCGCGGAAGGAAGCCGTTGCTGGTCCCATGTGACGTCTACCGGCCGGCTGCGATCGAACAGCTTCGCGTCGTCGCCGGAAGGGCGGGGGTCGAGTTCTTCGAGATCGGTGAGGACCGCGACCCGATCAGCATCGCGAAACGCGCGTTGAAGGAAGCGCGCACGCTTCTGTTCGATACCGTCATCCTCGACACGGCGGGACGGACCCACGTCGACGAAGAGTTGATGAAGGAGCTCGGCGGCATGAAGGAAGCGGTCAATCCTTCGGAGATCCTCTTCGTCGCCGATGCGATGACCGGCCAGGATGCGGTCAAGTCCGCTCAGCAGTTCGACGAACAGGTCGGTCTCACGGGAGTGATCCTCACGAAGCTGGACGGCGACGCGAGGGGAGGAGCCGCGCTCTCCATCAAGGCCGTCGTCGACCGGCCGATCAAGTTCGTCGGAACGGGCGAGAAGCTCGAGGATCTCGACCAGTTTCATCCCGACCGGATGGCGCAGCGCATTCTCGGCATGGGCGACGTGCTGTCGCTGATCGAGAAGGTCGAGACCGAGGTCGACCAGAAAGAAGCCGAGAAGCTCGCGAAGAAGGTCGCGAAGAACAAGTTCACCCTCGAGGATCTCCGCAACCAGCTTCAGCAGCTCCGCAAGATGGGGCCGATGTCGCAGATTCTCGGGATGCTTCCGAACGTCCCCCGGGTGAACGAGGAAGACGTCGACGAGAGTGTCATCGTCCGGATGCAGGCGGTGCTCGACTCGATGACGGTCAGGGAGCGGGAGCATCCCCAGCTCATCAATGGATCGCGCAAAAAGCGGATCGCGAAAGGCTCGGGGACGACGGTGCAGGAGGTCAACCGCGTGATGAAGCAATACCAGACGATGCGGAAGATGATGAAGCGCTTCTCGAAAGGCTTCGGCCCGAGGAAGTTCGGCAAGGGGATGCGGGGCGGTCTGCCTCCGGAATTGTTCGGATAG
- the rpsP gene encoding 30S ribosomal protein S16 yields the protein MMLKIRLRRQGATHTPFYRVVVSDSRRTPRAATVEQIGTYDPAANPAKIEIDRERVDYWVGQGAQLSDTVRTILRKTPAAE from the coding sequence TTGATGCTGAAAATTCGCCTGCGCCGTCAGGGTGCAACCCACACTCCCTTCTACCGGGTGGTGGTGTCGGATTCGCGCCGCACGCCGCGCGCTGCGACCGTCGAACAGATCGGAACCTACGATCCGGCCGCCAACCCCGCAAAGATCGAGATCGACCGTGAGCGCGTCGATTACTGGGTCGGGCAGGGCGCGCAGCTCTCCGACACGGTCCGTACCATCCTCAGGAAAACACCGGCTGCCGAATGA
- a CDS encoding KH domain-containing protein: protein MRSLVEFIARSLVDKPDEVRVDELDDRGVTVYELTVGQDDLGKVIGRQGRTARAIRTILSAAGAKTSRRYELDILD, encoded by the coding sequence ATGAGAAGTCTCGTCGAGTTCATTGCCCGATCGCTGGTCGACAAACCGGACGAAGTTCGGGTCGACGAGCTCGATGATCGCGGTGTGACGGTCTACGAACTGACCGTCGGCCAGGACGACCTGGGAAAGGTGATCGGGCGCCAGGGTCGTACCGCTCGCGCCATCCGGACGATCCTCTCGGCCGCCGGCGCGAAGACCAGCCGCCGGTACGAGCTCGACATTCTCGACTGA
- the trmD gene encoding tRNA (guanosine(37)-N1)-methyltransferase TrmD — MSLDLDDLVAIGVIRKPHGVRGEASVESWTDDPERYTNLRRVILLSPDRTERLDLEVISARSHAGRELVLFSGIETPERIDELRGWTLEIPQDERRELDEGEYWIDELVGLEMVDTGNETLGRVVAVGEGGGGLLLTVRRPEGETFDVPFVGALLPVIDPAEGRIVADLPEGLIDERNAEAVPVERTGAASRPAVEPLSEPRLLVDVITIFPGMFDAIRAEGVIGRAIGANILELRVHDLRDYATDRHRSTDDAPYGGGEGMVMLAEPIFRCVDAIREGGEGGTVLLPSPQGRHLDQPLAGELAGRSHLIIICGRYEGVDERVLEGLRAMEISIGDFVVSGGELPTMVLIDAIGRMVEGVVGERNSVERDSFYYGLLDHPHYTRPASFRGMDVPEVLLSGHAERIRIWKKREALRATAVKRPDLLEKVELDDEARKLLEEIRNETTKSADAAD; from the coding sequence ATGAGCCTCGACCTCGACGATCTCGTCGCCATCGGCGTGATCCGGAAGCCCCACGGCGTCCGGGGGGAAGCAAGCGTCGAGAGCTGGACCGACGATCCCGAACGCTACACGAATCTCCGCAGGGTCATCCTCCTCTCCCCGGATCGTACCGAGCGACTTGATCTCGAGGTGATCTCGGCCCGATCGCACGCGGGGCGCGAGCTGGTTCTTTTTTCGGGAATCGAGACCCCCGAGCGAATTGACGAGCTGCGAGGCTGGACTCTCGAGATCCCGCAGGATGAACGGCGCGAGCTCGACGAGGGGGAGTACTGGATCGACGAGCTCGTCGGTCTGGAGATGGTCGACACCGGGAACGAGACCCTGGGCCGGGTCGTCGCGGTCGGGGAGGGAGGCGGGGGCCTGCTCCTCACGGTGCGACGTCCCGAAGGGGAAACGTTCGACGTTCCGTTCGTGGGGGCTCTCCTCCCCGTCATCGACCCGGCGGAAGGAAGAATTGTGGCGGATCTGCCAGAAGGGCTGATCGACGAGCGCAATGCGGAAGCTGTCCCTGTGGAGCGGACCGGTGCGGCGTCGAGGCCGGCAGTCGAACCGCTGTCCGAACCGCGGCTTCTCGTCGACGTGATCACGATTTTCCCGGGTATGTTCGACGCGATTCGGGCCGAGGGAGTGATCGGGCGCGCCATCGGTGCGAACATCCTCGAGCTGCGGGTCCATGATCTTCGCGACTACGCCACCGACCGCCATCGCTCGACCGACGACGCCCCTTACGGTGGCGGCGAGGGGATGGTCATGCTGGCCGAGCCGATTTTCCGCTGCGTCGATGCGATCCGCGAGGGCGGTGAGGGAGGGACGGTTCTCCTCCCCTCGCCTCAGGGAAGGCACCTCGACCAGCCGCTGGCCGGCGAGCTCGCCGGGAGGAGTCATCTGATCATCATCTGCGGCCGCTACGAGGGGGTCGACGAACGGGTTCTCGAAGGATTGAGAGCGATGGAGATCTCGATCGGAGACTTCGTCGTCTCGGGTGGAGAGCTGCCGACGATGGTGCTGATCGACGCAATCGGAAGAATGGTCGAAGGAGTGGTCGGGGAGCGGAATTCGGTGGAGAGGGATTCGTTTTACTACGGTTTGCTCGATCATCCTCACTACACGAGACCAGCGAGTTTTCGAGGTATGGATGTTCCGGAGGTGCTGCTTTCGGGACACGCCGAGCGAATCAGGATCTGGAAAAAAAGAGAGGCTTTGCGCGCGACGGCGGTGAAGCGCCCCGATCTCCTCGAGAAAGTGGAGCTCGATGACGAAGCCCGTAAGCTTCTCGAGGAAATCCGGAACGAGACGACAAAATCCGCTGATGCGGCAGATTGA
- the rplS gene encoding 50S ribosomal protein L19, giving the protein MSDMIRKLEQSQMEREIPPFGPGDTVKVHVKVKEGDKQRIQIFEGLVISRRGGGLGESFTVRKISGGVGVERIFPLYSPSIDRIEVGRQGRVRRAKLYYLRDLRGKAARIEEKRSR; this is encoded by the coding sequence ATGAGCGACATGATCCGCAAACTCGAGCAGAGTCAGATGGAGAGGGAAATTCCGCCTTTTGGGCCGGGTGACACCGTCAAGGTTCACGTGAAGGTCAAGGAAGGCGACAAACAGCGCATTCAGATCTTCGAGGGACTCGTCATCTCGCGCCGGGGCGGAGGTCTCGGGGAGAGTTTCACGGTCCGCAAGATCTCCGGTGGAGTCGGAGTGGAGAGGATTTTCCCCCTTTATTCGCCATCGATCGATCGGATCGAGGTGGGACGTCAGGGCCGGGTTCGGCGGGCAAAGTTGTATTATCTGCGGGATCTCCGTGGCAAGGCGGCTCGCATCGAAGAAAAACGCTCGCGCTGA
- a CDS encoding ribonuclease HII: MGELERELRRFGFRSIAGTDEVGRGCLAGPVVAAAVILEPDCPLFGLDDSKLLDPAWRLRMLPLLVEKARCVTISVIEPVVIDRINILEASKLAMLRSVFDLDIRPEIVVTDAVCIDRLHVPQIAVLHGDSRVCAVAAASIVAKVYRDALMDSYDRLYPEYDFSRNKGYATETHRQALEVLGPTPIHRRTFGSVKSVGLFD; encoded by the coding sequence ATGGGGGAGCTGGAGCGCGAGTTGCGCCGCTTCGGATTCCGCTCCATCGCGGGGACGGACGAGGTTGGCCGGGGATGTCTGGCCGGCCCCGTGGTGGCAGCGGCGGTCATTCTCGAGCCGGATTGTCCGTTATTCGGACTCGACGACTCCAAATTGCTCGACCCGGCCTGGCGGCTCCGGATGCTCCCTCTGCTCGTCGAGAAGGCGCGTTGCGTGACGATTTCCGTGATCGAGCCTGTGGTGATCGATCGAATCAACATTCTCGAGGCGAGCAAGCTGGCGATGCTTCGCAGCGTGTTCGATCTGGACATCCGACCGGAGATCGTCGTCACCGACGCGGTATGCATCGATCGACTTCACGTTCCTCAGATTGCGGTCCTCCATGGAGACAGTCGCGTCTGTGCCGTCGCTGCAGCTTCGATTGTTGCGAAGGTGTATCGGGATGCTCTGATGGACTCCTACGATCGGCTCTACCCGGAGTATGATTTTTCGCGGAACAAAGGGTACGCGACCGAAACTCACAGACAGGCGCTCGAGGTTCTCGGTCCAACTCCGATTCATCGCCGGACGTTCGGCTCGGTGAAATCGGTGGGCCTTTTCGACTAA
- a CDS encoding tetratricopeptide repeat protein — MASRDKIIAKAEKLVSKGKIEEAIGQYEMILKDSPSDVNTLNRVGDLWVRANKTQEAVNVFSRIAEHYSRDGFFLKAIAIFKKINKLDPSRLDVYEKLAELYSRQGLAMEAKSQYIVLADAATKQGNTKSALETYRKIAELDPNSINVHVKLADLHHASGEKDKALEQYEKVGRMLLRKGMVDESVQVFKKALKIDPDNVDLIGSLAGAMTEAGQAAQALVLLESARAENPSNGKLTSLYGRTLLESGQRGKAKTVLEEAVAVLPQDHDSRIALSELYLAEASADLAQEILEPVVNARADAGDVSGAIGLLNGVLETDASHIPTLRQVVEVYRRANQETKIITSLNALAEAHRAMGENEAAASALEQILEREPENEQIRKKLAMLRGSTGTAPAVEPEPELELEPEPEAEVAIEPEIEIGASAELDLEEVTDSSTGIEDDDDEAMTNFIVEHMTEAEVFSKYGLIDRAIEHLQKVISQVPDHLPAYQQLFRAYLDEGQNDNASNIASPLIGLLRSRGDEDELRKVEDELAARGMTVSPADSGRVSAPSVELDEIDDLTIDDSGDAVLAVDVDDSVSIDIEESPIEEISFDTGEEPEELELDVAEDAIEIEAADEAMEIEMEAPIEIDLEEEVVELETEEPHLEFETEEPVSEIEIEEEEAVELDLGDEATVEEKPPVAAGPMDHAVLSEVDFYIDEQLYDEARERLQELQAKHPGSDEIASRMERVAREEAERTTAAEEEAAAPPSLDIESELSSLLPDEEPVEAGMAVEPPASEAPSVTISEEDEESLFADEDDFFDLAAELEEELGGDLDGDVTVEDEEQSLEDVFREFKKGVEEQLDSEDYDTHYNLGIAYKEMGLTDEAIGEFQIASKDPQRAVECCSMLGLCFLEKGMPQLAIKWYTKGIELPETTEDEHLGLMYELGNAYQQIGDTAQAHKAFVEIYGVNSNYRDVAERIRELQNA; from the coding sequence ATGGCATCCCGCGACAAAATCATCGCGAAGGCGGAGAAGCTCGTTTCGAAAGGGAAGATCGAGGAGGCGATCGGCCAGTACGAGATGATCCTCAAAGACAGCCCCAGCGACGTCAATACCCTCAACCGGGTGGGGGATCTGTGGGTTCGCGCCAACAAAACGCAGGAGGCGGTAAACGTTTTCAGCCGGATTGCCGAGCACTACTCGCGCGACGGGTTTTTCCTCAAGGCCATCGCGATCTTCAAGAAGATCAACAAGCTCGATCCTTCGCGTCTCGACGTTTACGAGAAGCTCGCCGAGCTCTACTCGCGTCAGGGGCTGGCGATGGAGGCGAAGAGCCAGTACATAGTGCTTGCGGATGCGGCGACGAAGCAGGGAAACACCAAGTCCGCTCTCGAAACCTACCGGAAGATCGCCGAGCTCGATCCAAACTCGATCAATGTCCACGTCAAGCTGGCCGATCTTCACCATGCGTCCGGCGAAAAGGACAAAGCGCTCGAACAATACGAAAAGGTCGGCCGGATGCTGCTCCGGAAAGGGATGGTCGACGAAAGCGTCCAGGTGTTCAAGAAGGCCCTGAAGATCGATCCCGACAATGTCGACCTGATCGGGTCGCTGGCCGGCGCCATGACCGAAGCCGGTCAGGCAGCGCAGGCCCTGGTCCTGCTCGAGTCCGCGAGAGCGGAAAATCCGTCAAACGGGAAGCTCACCTCACTGTATGGACGAACCCTGCTCGAATCCGGCCAGCGAGGCAAGGCGAAGACTGTTCTGGAAGAGGCCGTTGCGGTTCTGCCCCAGGACCATGATTCACGGATCGCGCTCTCGGAGCTGTATCTTGCTGAAGCCTCGGCGGACCTCGCTCAGGAGATTCTCGAGCCGGTGGTCAACGCGCGCGCCGACGCCGGGGATGTTTCGGGAGCGATCGGCCTGCTCAACGGCGTCCTCGAGACTGACGCCAGCCACATCCCGACTCTTCGGCAGGTGGTCGAGGTTTATCGTCGGGCGAATCAGGAAACAAAGATCATCACCTCTCTCAATGCGCTCGCCGAGGCACACCGGGCAATGGGGGAGAACGAGGCGGCGGCTTCGGCGCTCGAACAGATCCTCGAGCGCGAACCGGAGAACGAACAGATTCGAAAGAAGCTGGCGATGCTTCGCGGATCCACCGGAACTGCACCCGCCGTCGAGCCGGAGCCGGAGCTCGAGCTGGAGCCGGAACCGGAAGCCGAGGTCGCCATCGAGCCGGAGATCGAGATCGGCGCCTCGGCAGAGCTCGATCTCGAGGAAGTCACGGATTCATCGACGGGCATCGAGGATGACGACGACGAGGCGATGACCAACTTCATCGTCGAGCACATGACGGAGGCCGAAGTTTTTTCGAAGTACGGCCTGATCGATCGAGCAATCGAGCACCTGCAGAAGGTGATCAGCCAGGTGCCCGACCATCTCCCCGCGTATCAGCAGCTGTTTCGCGCGTACCTCGACGAGGGACAGAACGACAACGCGAGCAACATCGCGAGTCCGCTGATCGGCCTCCTGCGCAGCAGAGGAGATGAGGACGAGCTGCGAAAGGTCGAAGACGAACTGGCCGCTCGTGGAATGACGGTCTCGCCCGCCGACTCGGGCCGTGTTTCCGCTCCGAGTGTCGAGCTGGACGAGATCGATGATCTGACAATCGACGACTCCGGAGATGCCGTACTCGCCGTCGACGTGGACGACTCGGTATCGATCGACATCGAAGAGTCCCCGATCGAAGAGATCAGCTTCGACACCGGAGAGGAACCGGAAGAGTTGGAGCTGGACGTCGCGGAGGATGCAATCGAGATTGAAGCGGCGGATGAGGCCATGGAGATCGAGATGGAGGCTCCGATCGAGATTGATCTCGAGGAAGAAGTCGTCGAGCTCGAAACGGAAGAGCCCCACCTCGAGTTTGAAACCGAGGAGCCGGTTTCGGAGATCGAGATTGAAGAGGAGGAAGCCGTCGAGCTCGACCTCGGGGACGAGGCCACGGTCGAAGAGAAACCTCCCGTGGCCGCCGGACCGATGGACCATGCCGTGCTGTCCGAGGTCGACTTCTACATCGACGAGCAGTTGTATGACGAGGCGCGCGAAAGGCTTCAGGAGCTCCAGGCGAAGCACCCGGGCTCGGACGAGATCGCGAGTCGGATGGAACGAGTTGCCAGGGAGGAGGCGGAACGCACGACGGCGGCGGAGGAGGAAGCGGCTGCACCTCCGTCGCTCGATATCGAGTCCGAGCTGTCCAGCCTGCTCCCCGACGAGGAACCGGTCGAGGCAGGGATGGCCGTTGAGCCTCCCGCATCCGAGGCTCCATCCGTCACGATCTCCGAAGAGGATGAAGAGTCACTGTTCGCCGACGAGGACGATTTCTTCGATCTCGCCGCGGAACTGGAAGAAGAGCTCGGCGGAGACCTCGACGGGGACGTCACCGTAGAAGACGAAGAGCAGTCTCTCGAGGACGTGTTCCGCGAGTTCAAGAAGGGCGTCGAGGAACAGCTCGACAGTGAAGATTACGACACTCACTACAATCTCGGAATCGCCTACAAGGAGATGGGGCTCACCGACGAAGCCATCGGCGAGTTCCAGATCGCTTCGAAGGACCCGCAGCGCGCGGTGGAGTGCTGCTCGATGCTCGGGCTCTGTTTTCTCGAAAAGGGGATGCCTCAGCTGGCGATCAAGTGGTACACGAAAGGGATCGAGCTGCCCGAAACGACCGAGGATGAGCATCTCGGCCTGATGTACGAGCTCGGAAATGCCTACCAGCAGATCGGCGATACGGCGCAGGCTCACAAGGCGTTCGTCGAGATTTACGGAGTCAATTCGAATTATCGCGACGTCGCGGAGCGAATTCGCGAGCTTCAGAACGCCTGA